The following proteins come from a genomic window of Novosphingobium sp. P6W:
- a CDS encoding alpha-ketoacid dehydrogenase subunit beta, producing the protein MPTMNMIQALNSALDVKLSEDPNTLIFGEDVGYFGGVFRVTDGLQKKHGLRRCFDAPISESGIIASAIGMGANGLRPIPEIQFADYILPAFDQLVSEAARLRYRSNGEFWSPITVRSPYGGGIFGGQTHSQSPEAIFAHITGLKTVIPSTPYDAKGLLIAAIEDDDPVIFLEPKRLYNGPFDGRHDQALKTWAGVPEADVPDGRYTVPLGTAAVVREGTLATVLAYGTMVHVAKAGIEDSGVDAELIDLRSIVPLDIDTITASVTKTGRCVILHEASRFGGFGGELSALVQERCFWALRSPIERVAGWDTPYPHAFEWDYFPGPTRLAKALKRVMENN; encoded by the coding sequence ATGCCAACCATGAACATGATCCAGGCGTTAAACTCCGCGCTAGACGTGAAGCTGTCCGAAGATCCCAACACGCTCATTTTCGGAGAGGACGTTGGCTATTTTGGCGGCGTCTTCCGCGTCACCGACGGGTTGCAAAAGAAGCACGGACTTAGGCGCTGCTTCGATGCTCCGATCAGCGAAAGCGGCATCATCGCCAGTGCGATCGGCATGGGCGCAAACGGGCTTCGTCCTATCCCCGAAATCCAATTCGCCGACTATATACTTCCCGCATTCGACCAGCTCGTCTCCGAAGCGGCACGCCTGCGCTATCGCTCGAATGGCGAGTTCTGGTCGCCGATCACGGTACGCAGCCCCTATGGTGGCGGCATCTTCGGCGGCCAGACGCACAGCCAAAGCCCGGAAGCCATTTTCGCGCACATCACGGGCCTCAAGACCGTGATCCCCTCGACCCCTTATGACGCCAAGGGACTGTTGATCGCAGCGATCGAGGACGATGATCCGGTCATTTTCCTTGAGCCCAAGCGCCTTTATAACGGCCCTTTCGACGGTCGGCACGATCAAGCGCTGAAGACCTGGGCCGGGGTCCCGGAAGCGGACGTGCCAGACGGCCGATATACCGTACCGCTGGGCACCGCCGCCGTGGTACGCGAGGGCACGCTGGCAACCGTACTTGCCTATGGCACCATGGTCCATGTCGCCAAGGCTGGGATTGAAGACAGCGGCGTCGATGCCGAGCTGATCGACCTTCGCTCAATCGTGCCGCTCGACATTGACACCATCACCGCTTCCGTCACCAAGACCGGTCGCTGTGTGATCCTCCACGAGGCTTCGCGTTTCGGTGGCTTTGGCGGCGAGCTGTCGGCGCTTGTTCAGGAGCGCTGCTTTTGGGCCCTGCGTAGCCCCATCGAGCGAGTGGCGGGGTGGGACACCCCGTACCCCCACGCTTTTGAGTGGGACTATTTTCCAGGCCCGACCCGCCTCGCCAAGGCACTCAAACGCGTGATGGAGAACAACTGA
- a CDS encoding thiamine pyrophosphate-dependent enzyme, producing the protein MTNRQRLTLHIPEPEARPGDQVNFSGMHIPSAGETRRPPIDGAEAQMRDLPFGLVRVLDDSGNAVGAWNPRLAPETLRRGLRAMLMTRAFDERLFRAHRQGKTSFYMKSTGEEAISVAQSMVLEDGDMCFPTYRVLGWLMARDYPLIDLVNQIFSNAADPLKGRQLPILYSARDYGFYSLSGNVGSRFGHAVGWAMASAYKEDDKIALAYIGEGTTAEGDFHEALTFASVYRAPAVLCVTNNQWAISTFSGIAGANETTFAAKALAYGIPGLRVDGNDFLAVWAATQWAAERARSNLGATLIELFTYRASGHSTSDDPTKYRPADEQDHWPLGDPVERLKAHLICLGEWTDALHASLIEELDGAVRAAVKAGEAIGTLGKSKPSTAEMFEGVFKEPDWRVIEQRRELGI; encoded by the coding sequence ATGACCAATCGGCAACGCCTGACCCTGCATATACCTGAGCCTGAAGCCCGGCCCGGCGATCAGGTCAACTTTAGCGGTATGCACATTCCGTCCGCCGGCGAGACTCGCCGCCCGCCGATAGATGGTGCCGAAGCCCAGATGCGCGACCTGCCGTTCGGTCTAGTGCGTGTGCTGGACGATAGCGGAAACGCCGTTGGCGCGTGGAATCCGCGGCTTGCTCCCGAAACGCTGCGTCGCGGCTTGCGCGCCATGCTTATGACCCGCGCTTTCGACGAGCGATTGTTCCGCGCACATCGGCAAGGCAAGACCAGCTTCTACATGAAGTCCACCGGCGAGGAGGCGATCAGCGTCGCGCAGTCGATGGTGCTTGAAGACGGCGACATGTGTTTCCCGACGTATCGCGTGCTGGGATGGCTGATGGCACGCGATTATCCGCTCATCGATCTAGTGAACCAGATATTCTCCAATGCCGCCGATCCGCTCAAAGGGCGCCAGCTGCCGATACTCTATTCCGCCCGCGATTACGGCTTCTATTCGCTTTCGGGTAATGTCGGAAGCCGCTTCGGCCATGCCGTTGGCTGGGCAATGGCGTCAGCGTACAAGGAGGACGACAAGATCGCGCTCGCCTACATCGGAGAGGGCACAACCGCAGAGGGTGACTTCCATGAGGCGCTGACGTTCGCAAGCGTCTACCGCGCGCCCGCGGTGCTGTGTGTTACCAACAACCAGTGGGCAATCTCTACGTTCTCTGGGATCGCGGGTGCTAACGAGACCACTTTTGCGGCCAAGGCGCTTGCTTACGGCATTCCCGGGTTGCGAGTGGATGGCAACGATTTCCTGGCTGTATGGGCGGCGACCCAATGGGCGGCGGAGCGGGCGCGAAGCAATCTGGGCGCGACGCTTATAGAGCTGTTCACCTATCGCGCTTCGGGCCATTCGACCTCTGACGATCCGACTAAGTACCGCCCTGCCGATGAGCAGGACCACTGGCCGCTGGGCGACCCTGTCGAACGGTTGAAGGCGCATCTGATATGCTTGGGCGAATGGACAGACGCGCTGCATGCTTCGCTGATCGAGGAACTTGATGGTGCAGTGCGCGCCGCTGTCAAGGCCGGCGAAGCGATCGGTACGCTGGGCAAGTCCAAGCCGAGTACCGCTGAGATGTTTGAGGGTGTGTTCAAGGAGCCCGACTGGCGGGTGATTGAGCAGCGCCGGGAGCTGGGGATCTAG
- a CDS encoding Lrp/AsnC family transcriptional regulator, translating into MTQKLEKLSVDATDRRILAALQNYPDSSIAELGEIVGLSQTPCWRRLRRLQDAGAIRERVWILDPARLGISVNVFVEIKLQQHDETTLLSFEGAIHAIDEVVECFSMSGDCDYLLRMIVSDIARYERILKKSLLHLPGLASVNSSFALQAVKVTTRIPLDDIAG; encoded by the coding sequence ATGACGCAAAAACTGGAAAAACTTTCTGTCGATGCTACCGACCGGAGAATTCTTGCTGCGCTGCAGAACTACCCGGACTCATCTATCGCCGAATTAGGAGAGATCGTTGGTCTGTCGCAGACCCCATGCTGGCGGCGCCTGCGCCGCCTGCAGGACGCCGGCGCGATCCGCGAACGGGTGTGGATCCTCGATCCTGCCCGCCTCGGCATTTCGGTGAACGTGTTTGTCGAGATCAAGCTACAGCAGCACGACGAGACCACGCTACTCTCCTTCGAAGGTGCCATCCACGCGATCGACGAGGTCGTCGAATGCTTCTCGATGTCCGGCGACTGCGACTATCTGCTGCGCATGATCGTCTCGGACATCGCAAGGTATGAGAGAATTCTCAAGAAATCGCTGCTGCACCTGCCGGGACTAGCCTCGGTCAACTCGAGCTTTGCGTTGCAGGCGGTAAAGGTCACCACACGCATTCCGCTTGACGATATCGCAGGATGA